One region of Bombus affinis isolate iyBomAffi1 chromosome 3, iyBomAffi1.2, whole genome shotgun sequence genomic DNA includes:
- the LOC126914547 gene encoding uncharacterized protein PF3D7_1120600-like isoform X3: MTISIMETLLPSEIARLVFGYLESQTCMEAAKVFLETSPHLQECRTVISNGKRFSAKVNGMTLVDVIEKFFAINSTVHEYLSNIANHEQSKHCEDLLQQLKFLIEESWRQDFSVNKVNVLSQTNSQICNGSPIISSSSTRKRRYSYNERERCKRTKVTLNASQQPDSPSAQGTSKAHNFDNIEATPLESLPGHMDILELPKSITNIKEKKYNNSMQQHEGGDINIQNIQDIVTSNARTENDMKDLHMLDKCTTATSTEELLSYSCAEVQTVPYDILESESESNDEPIENLSLLTKELLNRIELQERIAENINKAILPTDVSLKDENLNDPLNGEANTSIMAELNNTIKSIVEATETDPVFEKFLEEIIGPHTETDASHDEDTEAKQKAKFLDGLQDKQDEVILNNNNPLESIILDVKSSTELDGTINADIPLKHRLRSSSRQQNIRNEDEQRDQEKEYNMLEDQNAAAVLSIINANIVNDKSANDKRTKEIVCALDNNSEKELPTFQIQLDKDTEQIGKLTTDAIQKDGSNVVTTIQGNNIESKIKRSSVKRLRLTKVKGQKPKGSINNYTSEQNVITMPTLVICSKEEINNILSANSYPLTRPITSTTNSRFIPIVPKGPIINKTNKDFVETLYLTTVNVAQKVTSPLCGTPNDLKNFISRAITMTAITTTTTITTTAKTTMTTTATTTTTTTTTTTKVHTSQKEDNNKIDNNKEKNRTIHNINNFIGNSITNPIVSDTVKSVAGESITLYSNETSTKTLLDSSSMPMINIEDNISLSTSGLSPYIKFNWNKSNQNLSDIDLTSVIQDAKVVAPLKASNIINDHHLPASKNTDCDIINKRTPRSLLRSRSKNYRLSLSTPRRRNSHIRALDFNTPMKTTVSDKMVNENKGVRFSSESAKLVTSVCRTSLYKSPPLSNTTTSTHKTKTPLKHCQLPIATRSPVPKLMGEWEKYNGLGIIIGDVSPCSNINVSSENKLVKIQSKSLELTKGTWDADLRKALHIGIDEDHQGTEISTSNKRTNSTKIAKSNIVLPSTKKGKRNLRTSKGKRKNILPKEDKIVQDVKNECTVGKWNVMESSIIESIDRNESEAKKDFLDAGINNTLEANFSNVKPTVNKSKLVVEQKNAQCQLLAKNNHLHENATITTTTTTTTNNLSFERKNMKKYAQLKTLRTNLNKYDRIEKKPYLENDITSIDAIQHSELTTASVDITQQLVQIPNMIDHETPKKFENSSGVPPTPRLLSPSSNITPFVKFSEDSSKIRSFINTPEFPKTPCIALTPKISEETTTDNIKKETFDICSPYYKPTSEQNQHEKQTKPGNNIEKSSTVPLQCTNQSIPKNIINSTNTYQACVSTKLEITQFEVIKENLPKEEAIKELKISANSRDSTYYTKTDCIENDVTQHNVNKDMYEKMNVDNEKYLPNSEESNDSDASISSSSSSPSSSTSSSSSSSSSSSSSSSSSSSSSSSSPSTTILSNLKTFNKKSKNITNQVCINTNSDSTRKIKNVIETVNEERTECSTISENNTLGLKIKPTNAEEAIITLRKCESSPSKVFSISKNEEDCKTNMKETPAKDETLNEVDISETPNSSKVGIENLTNLSSKISALITSGDRKLSKSNQHLIMENSTNKRFKQKPKVINIQHLRSNSLITFKPTKSIKHSSMEKRQRSLTIDKKLVVQLEAKRQRMIAKFREIPKTNLTRDKSQQGRITFRDKNNISLKKKRNNQYKYRQKSENKFSEMKRKKKRKRWMEESNHPNNNLNNKINNTNNSNNKYSDGSDNNCDNTDNNNINNYNASNASINSSNNKHNNNNSNSNNNNDDKCTKHLSIDGASESKLYNLEDSEEKDNNNKHVQNNDLAPENDTKKIIEIAADNIMSDVEVNVYQQANALKMENQTYKSKITENRGIVKLDVTGNPEMQNEIDTEIEKGDSNTINKVILRGNEYNGTKNDCNYNGENTCKLRECPNYNSGKKTSTLLKSKVDQVKRDLFSDEEQVFKREEISNAIEYSINQKNNNAPPIEIHDTVRSTTTENTNSENPKSLSRVLQCLQLVPTYKHEYMVESQCMKYNRKMDLNVTIPNSVEYHFLYDDNASSKKRRRRYSNHELEFQINIVLNDKNCDETIKVMTATDYEEIFNLPPKTRKRLGSRKSPIKHENNCETLNNTFIDTSTEKGMHVKPLATSSPLDESFVCTKNCVKRVAIKTATVMNERNNKILHNSKKRLNVNGIRGVNKANTAAKISKRKVSDLKESKQTEKQQCTTDPQTLLNNLDLDKFLTSVHGPA, translated from the exons ATGACGATAAGCATTATGGAAACATTATTACCTTCGGAAATAGCTAGATTAGTTTTTG GGTACCTTGAAAGTCAAACTTGTATGGAAGCTGCTAAAGTATTTTTAGAGACCTCTCCGCATTTACAAGAGTGCCGTACTGTAATTTCAAATGGAAAACGATTCAGTGCTAAAGTTAATGGAATGACCTTAGTAGATGTCATTGAAAAATTTTTTGCTATTAATTCAACTG TTCATGAATACCTTAGCAATATAGCTAATCACGAGCAGTCAAAGCATTGTGAAGACTTACTCCAACAGTTGAAATTTCTTATTGAAGAATCTTGGAGACAAGATTTTAGTGTTAACAAAGTTAATGTTCTTTCACAG ACTAATTCTCAAATATGCAATGGCTCTCCTATAATATCTAGTAGTAGTACACGTAAAAGACGTTATAGTTATAACGAACGCGAGAGATGTAAACGTACAAAAGTAACATTAAACGCATCACAACAACCTGATTCACCCTCTGCTCAAGGTACATCAAAAG CACATAATTTCGATAATATAGAAGCAACTCCATTGGAAAGTTTACCAGGTCATATGGATATATTAGAATTACCAAAATCTATCACTAATATCAAagagaagaaatataataaCTCTATGCAACAACATGAAG GCGGCGATATAAACATTCAGAACATACAAGATATTGTCACAAGTAATGCACGTACAGAAAACGATATGAAAGATTTGCACATGCTTGATAAGTGTACCACGGCGACAAGTACGGAAGAATTATTGAGCTACTCGTGCGCAGAAGTTCAAACTGTCCCATACGATATATTGGAATCTGAATCAGAAAGTAATGATGAACCAATAGAAAATCTTAGT TTATTAACGAAAGAGCTGTTAAACCGTATCGAGTTACAAGAGCGAATTGCTGAGAATATAAATAAAGCAATACTTCCAACAGATGTGTCATTGAAAGATGAAAATTTAAATGATCCTCTAAATGGTGAAGCAAATACTTCTATTATGGCAGAACTAAATAACACGATTaaatcaatagtagaagcaACAGAGACTGATCCTGTGTTTGAAAAGTTTCTTGAAGAAATCATCGGACCACACACAGAAACTGATGCAAGTCACGATGAAGATACAGAAGCTAAACAAAAAGCAAAGTTTCTTGATGGCTTACAAGATAAACAAGATGAAGTGATTTTAAACAACAATAATCCATTAGAATCTATAATATTAGATGTTAAATCGTCCACAGAATTAGATGGAACAATAAATGCAGATATTCCATTAAAGCACAGACTTCGTAGTTCTTCTAGACAACAAAATATTCGTAATGAGGACGAACAACGTGACCAAGAGAAAGAATATAATATGTTGGAAGATCAAAACGCCGCTGCAGTATTAAGTATAATAAACGCAAATATCGTTAACGACAAATCGGCAAACGataaaagaacgaaagaaattgTATGTGCGTTAGACAATAATAGCGAAAAAGAATTACCAACATTTCAAATTCAACTTGATAAAGATACCGAGCAAATTGGAAAATTAACAACTGATGCTATTCAAAAAGACGGCAGTAACGTTGTTACAACGATTCAAGGTAATAATATAGAATCAAAGATTAAAAGATCGTCGGTAAAACGGTTACGACTTACGAAGGTTAAAGGACAGAAACCAAAAGGTAGCATAAACAATTATACATCTGAACAAAACGTAATAACAATGCCAACATTAGTAATATGttcgaaagaagaaataaataatatattatcggCAAATTCTTACCCGCTGACTCGTCCGATAACATCTACTACAAATTCGAGGTTCATTCCTATTGTTCCCAAAGGACCGATAATCAATAAAACGAATAAAGATTTCGTGGAAACATTATATCTAACAACCGTAAATGTCGCTCAAAAAGTAACGTCACCACTCTGTGGTACGCCAAACGATTtaaaaaactttatttctcgTGCAATAACAATGACAGCTATAACAACTACGACGACAATAACAACAACGGCgaagacgacgatgacgacaacggcaacgacaacgacaacgaccacgaccacgaccacgaaAGTACACACATCTCAGAAAGAAGATAATAACAAAATAGACAATAATAAAGAGAAAAACAGAACCatacataatattaataattttattggcAATTCAATTACAAATCCCATAGTGTCCGATACCGTCAAGTCAGTTGCTGGAGAATCAATAACCCTGTATAGCAATGAAACTAGCACCAAAACATTACTAGATAGTTCAAGCATGCCTATGATAAATATAGAAGATAACATTAGCTTATCCACTTCTGGATTATCTCCATACATAAAATTCAATTGGAATAAGAGCAATCAAAACTTATCAGATATTGACTTGACATCTGTCATTCAGGACGCAAAAGTTGTTGCTCCGTTAAAAGCGAGCAATATCATTAATGATCACCATCTTCCAGCTTCAAAAAATACCGATTGTGATATCATTAATAAACGTACTCCGAGATCGTTGCTGAGGAGTAGATCGAAAAATTATAGATTAAGTTTATCAACACCAAGAAGAAGGAACAGTCATATAAGAGCTCTTGATTTTAACACGCCGATGAAGACAACTGTATCCGATAAAATGGTCAATGAAAACAAAGGAGTGCGCTTTTCTTCGGAATCCGCAAAACTCGTTACATCTGTATGTAGAACTTCTCTTTACAAATCGCCACCGCTTTCTAATACTACCACATCTACTCATAAAACTAAGACTCCATTAAAACATTGCCAACTTCCGATAGCGACGAGAAGTCCAGTACCAAAGCTTATGGGCGAATGGGAGAAATATAACGGACTTGGGATAATTATAGGCGATGTCTCTCCATGTTCAAATATCAACGTTTCTTCGGAAAACAAACTTGTCAAGATCCAATCCAAGTCGCTGGAACTTACGAAAGGCACATGGGATGCAGATTTACGGAAAGCTCTACATATTGGTATAGACGAGGATCACCAAGGAACGGAGATATCCACAAGTAACAAGAGAACGAATTCTACAAAGATTGCTAAATCAAATATTGTTCTCCCATCGACAAAGAAAGGCAAGCGCAATTTACGCACatcgaaaggaaaaagaaaaaatattttgccAAAGGAAGATAAGATTGTGCAAGATGTAAAAAATGAATGTACCGTGGGAAAATGGAATGTAATGGAATCATCGATCATAGAAAGCATAGATCGTAACGAATCCGAAGCAAAGAAAGACTTTCTAGACGCTGGGATTAACAATACTCTGGAAGCAAATTTTTCTAACGTGAAACCAACAGTAAATAAAAGTAAGCTTGTTGTTGAACAGAAGAATGCTCAGTGTCAATTATTAGCGAAGAATAATCATTTACATGAAAATGCAAcgataacaacaacaacaacaacaacaaccaaTAACTTATCATTCgaaaggaaaaatatgaaaaagtatGCTCAATTGAAAACGTTGAGGaccaatttaaataaatacgaTCGAATTGAGAAAAAACCATATTTAGAGAACGACATCACTTCCATAGACGCCATACAGCATTCAGAACTTACGACAGCTTCTGTCGATATTACACAGCAATTAGTACAAATACCTAATATGATCGATCACGAAACAccgaaaaaatttgaaaattcttcTGGTGTTCCACCAACACCAAGATTGCTCAGTCCAAGCAGCAATATAACACCGTTTGTTAAATTTAGCGAAGATTCTAGTAAAATACGTTCTTTCATAAATACACCAGAATTTCCAAAAACGCCTTGCATTGCATTGACTCCAAAAATCTCGGAAGAAACTACCACAgacaatataaaaaaagaaacatttgaTATTTGTTCTCCGTATTATAAACCAACTTCTGAGCAAAATCAACATGAAAAACAGACGAAACCGGGTAATAATATCGAAAAATCATCCACAGTACCATTACAATGTACAAACCAATCCATACCGAAAAACATTATCAATTCTACGAACACGTATCAAGCTTGTGTATCTACGAAATTAGAAATAACACAGTTCGAAGTAATCAAAGAGAATTTGCCGAAAGAAGAAGCAATAAAAGAACTTAAAATATCAGCTAATTCACGGGATTCGACTTATTATACGAAAACTGATTGTATCGAGAATGATGTTACTCAACATAACGTGAATAAAGATATGTATGAAAAAATGAATGtcgataatgaaaaatatttgccGAATAGCGAAGAATCGAATGATAGCGATGCATCGATATCATCTTCCTCTTCATCCCCATCCTCGTCAACttcgtcgtcgtcttcgtcgtcgtcgtcgtcgtcgtcgtcttcgtcgtcgtcgtcatcatcgtcgtcgtcgtcaccATCAACAACTATTTTATCtaatttaaaaacatttaataaaaaaagcaaaaatattacaaatcaaGTCTGTATCAATACAAACAGCGATTCGACACGcaaaattaaaaatgttataGAAACAGTAAACGAAGAAAGAACTGAATGTTCAACAATTTCGGAAAATAATACTCTAGGATTAAAAATTAAACCAACCAATGCAGAAGAGGCAATTATTACTTTAAGAAAATGTGAATCCTCACCCTCAAAAGTGTTTTCAATATCAAAGAATGAAGAGGATTGTAAAACTAATATGAAAGAAACACCTGCCAAAGATGAAACTTTGAATGAAGTAGATATTTCTGAGACTCCCAATAGTTCAAAGGTCGGTATAGAGAATTTAACTAATCTATCTTCGAAAATTTCCGCATTAATAACTTCGGGAGATCGAAAGTTGTCAAAATCGAATCAACATTTAATTATGGAAAATTCTACAAATAAAAGATTTAAACAGAAACCCAAAGTGATCAATATACAACATTTAAGATCGAATTCTTTGATTACTTTTAAACCAACTAAATCCATAAAACATTCTTCCATGGAAAAAAGGCAAAGATCTCTAACTATAGATAAAAAGTTAGTTGTCCAATTGGAGGCAAAAAGACAACGTATGATAGCAAAATTTCGTGAAATACCTAAAACTAATCTTACCCGAGATAAAAGCCAGCAAGGTCGAATCACTTTTAGGGATAAGAATAATATTagtttaaagaaaaaaagaaacaatcaGTACAAATATAGACAGAAGAGTGAGAATAAATTCAGTgagatgaaaagaaaaaagaaaagaaaaaggtggATGGAAGAATCAAATCATCCTAATAATAacctaaataataaaattaataatactaataatagcAACAACAAATATAGTGATGGTAGTGACAATAATTGTGACAAcactgataataataatatcaataacTACAATGCTAGTAATGCTAGCATTAATAGCAGCaataataaacataataataataatagtaatagtaataataataacgatgaCAAATGCACAAAGCATTTATCCATTGATGGTGCATCAGAAAGTAAACTATATAACTTGGAAGATTCAGAAGAAAAAGATAATAACAATAAGCATGTACAAAATAATGATTTAGCACCCGAAAATGACACaaaaaaaatcatcgaaatagCGGCTGATAACATTATGAGTGACGTTGAAGTTAATGTATATCAACAAGCAAATGCGCTTAAAATGGAAAATCAAACTTATAAATCGAAAATTACGGAAAACAGAGGAATAGTAAAATTAGATGTGACAGGGAATCCAGAAATGCAAAACGAGATTGACACGGAAATTGAAAAAGGCGACAGTAATACCATTAATAAAGTTATTTTACGCGGGAATGAATACAATGGTACAAAAAACGACTGCAATTATAATGGAGAAAATACATGTAAGTTAAGGGAATGCCCGAATTATAATAGTGGTAAAAAAACAAGTACTTTATTAAAATCAAAAGTTGATCAAGTAAAGCGAGATCTGTTTAGTGACGAGGAACAAGTATTTAAGAGGGAAGAGATATCAAATGCTATCGAATATTCGATTAATCAAAAAAATAATAATGCTCCTCCTATTGAAATACACGATACTGTTAGAAGTACAACCACAGAAAATACCAACTCGGAAAATCCAAAGAGTTTATCGCGCGTTCTTCAGTGCTTGCAGCTCGTTCCCACGTATAAGCACGAGTATATGGTCGAATCTcaatgtatgaaatataatcGTAAAATGGATCTTAACGTAACTATTCCTAACTCGGTAGAATATCATTTCCTATATGACGATAATGCATCTTCCAAAAAAAGGAGGCGTAGGTATAGCAATCATGAATTAGAATTCCAAATTAATATTGTCTTGAACGATAAAAATTGCGATGAAACAATTAAAGTAATGACTGCCACTGACTATGAAGAGATATTTAATTTGCCACCAAAGACTAGAAAAAGACTAGGAAGCAGGAAATCACCAATTAAGCATGAAAATAATTGCGAAACACTAAACAACACGTTTATCGATACTTCAACCGAAAAAGGAATGCACGTGAAACCTTTAGCAACTTCGTCTCCTTTGGACGAATCATTTGTGTGCACAAAAAATTGTGTGAAAAGAGTCGCTATTAAAACTGCTACTGTCATGAATGAAAGAAATAACAAGATACTGCACAATAGTAAAAAACGGTTGAACGTAAACGGAATTCGAGGAGTTAATAAAG CCAACACTGCTGCAAAGATTTCAAAAAGAAAAGTTTCAGATTTGAAAGAAAGCAAACAG ACTGAGAAACAGCAATGCACAACAGATCCACaaacattattaaataatttagatCTGGATAAGTTTTTAACTTCAGTCCATGGGCCAGCGTGA